A region of Piscinibacter gummiphilus DNA encodes the following proteins:
- a CDS encoding AMP-binding protein, with protein sequence MDICRHIRLGARYWPQQEAVVCGTSVLTFAQLDDHSNRLANALLALGLVKGDRVAVQSRNATGLVVLEVALLRAGLVKAALNARFTASEARDVVTNAQPAAFVAGRGFTHHGPDTPGFEGVRHFISLDGPAEGRLDMNALIAAASPAPVAIEADADDLAVLHFSSGSTGAIKAAMQTYGNRMACIRKVLFRNESAPRPGDRIALLGPVTHASGMLMQPFLYAGATLHLFEKFDPAEFLAAVAKYRVTHTFMVPAMINALLQEPSLEASDLSTLRQLTYGAAPMAPARVEEAWRRIGPILAQGYGLSESTSAVASLSTRDHAEALRNAPERLASCGRPYGETEVKVVDEHGHEVTGEAIGEIVVRGPDIFKGYWGEPGLTAEAVVDGWLRTGDLARTDAQGFIYIVDRKKDMIVSGGFNVYPNEVEAVLYRHPAVYEACVIGVPDDRWGEAVRAVVVPRAGAAVSEADIVAHCRTHLADYKAPRAVDFAPALPKNPNGKLARKDVRTPYWAGQQRQVN encoded by the coding sequence GTGGACATCTGCAGGCACATCCGCCTCGGCGCGCGTTACTGGCCCCAACAGGAGGCGGTGGTCTGCGGCACGAGCGTCCTGACCTTCGCCCAGCTCGACGACCACAGCAACCGCCTGGCCAACGCGCTGCTCGCGCTCGGGCTTGTCAAGGGCGACCGCGTGGCGGTCCAGTCGCGCAACGCCACCGGCCTCGTCGTGCTGGAAGTGGCCCTGCTGCGCGCCGGGCTCGTGAAGGCGGCGCTGAACGCCCGGTTCACCGCCTCCGAGGCCCGCGACGTGGTGACCAACGCGCAGCCGGCCGCCTTCGTCGCCGGCCGCGGCTTCACCCACCACGGCCCGGACACCCCGGGCTTCGAGGGCGTGCGCCACTTCATCAGCCTGGATGGCCCGGCCGAAGGCCGGCTCGACATGAACGCGCTGATCGCGGCCGCGTCGCCCGCGCCGGTGGCGATCGAGGCCGATGCGGACGACCTCGCGGTGCTGCACTTCTCGTCCGGCTCCACCGGTGCCATCAAGGCGGCGATGCAGACCTACGGGAACCGCATGGCCTGCATCCGCAAGGTGCTGTTCCGCAACGAGTCGGCGCCGCGCCCCGGCGACCGCATCGCGCTGCTGGGCCCCGTGACCCACGCGAGCGGCATGCTGATGCAGCCGTTCCTCTACGCCGGCGCCACGCTGCACCTGTTCGAGAAGTTTGACCCGGCCGAATTCCTGGCCGCCGTCGCGAAGTACCGCGTCACCCACACCTTCATGGTGCCGGCGATGATCAACGCGCTGCTGCAGGAGCCGAGCCTCGAGGCGAGCGACCTGTCGACGCTGCGGCAGCTGACCTACGGCGCAGCGCCGATGGCGCCCGCGCGCGTCGAGGAGGCCTGGCGGCGCATCGGCCCCATCCTGGCCCAGGGCTACGGCCTGAGCGAATCCACGTCGGCCGTGGCCTCGCTCTCGACCCGCGATCACGCCGAGGCGCTGCGCAACGCGCCCGAACGCCTCGCCTCCTGCGGCCGCCCGTACGGCGAGACCGAGGTGAAGGTGGTGGACGAACACGGCCACGAGGTGACCGGCGAGGCCATCGGCGAGATCGTCGTGCGCGGCCCGGACATCTTCAAGGGCTACTGGGGTGAACCGGGCCTCACCGCCGAGGCGGTGGTGGACGGCTGGCTGCGCACCGGCGACCTCGCGCGCACCGATGCCCAGGGCTTCATCTACATCGTCGACCGCAAGAAGGACATGATCGTCTCGGGCGGCTTCAACGTGTACCCGAACGAGGTCGAGGCGGTGCTGTACCGCCACCCCGCGGTGTACGAGGCCTGCGTGATCGGCGTGCCCGACGACCGCTGGGGCGAGGCCGTGCGCGCGGTGGTCGTGCCGCGCGCGGGGGCCGCCGTCAGCGAGGCCGACATCGTCGCCCACTGCCGCACCCACCTCGCCGACTACAAGGCCCCGCGCGCGGTCGACTTCGCCCCCGCCCTCCCCAAGAACCCCAACGGCAAGCTCGCCCGCAAGGACGTGCGAACGCCCTACTGGGCCGGCCAGCAACGCCAGGTCAACTGA
- a CDS encoding acyl-CoA dehydrogenase family protein encodes MNHLTGPAYADLRERALRYIREELLPLERELGLGPEDPAPRNVLRGIWQRSHALGLLTGAMPKALGGPGLTTVELCLLKAEIAETGALFAMHVLGELSGPPRIGSLMQFATPDHLERFFQPVMTGKKGICFAMTEPHSGSDAASLKTSAVRDGDDLVLNGHKHFITGSPFADIAIVLCVTDPAAGPKGISAVFVELDAPGVRVDDTYVPMSGQHIDADILFENVRVPATNIIGGPGNGLRLGMARINLNRLLHTATMIGAARKVFKMSIAYAQTRQQFGGPIARFQAIQHMLADMAASLFACEGMMLHAAAKADAGEELRMEASACKLFISERCFEVADKAVQIHGNLGVTHNHPVELTFRQLRMMRILTGTSEIQRNTIAREILQA; translated from the coding sequence ATGAACCACCTCACCGGCCCCGCCTACGCCGACCTGCGCGAGCGTGCGCTGCGCTACATCCGCGAGGAACTGCTGCCCCTCGAGAGGGAACTGGGCCTCGGCCCCGAGGACCCGGCCCCGCGCAACGTGCTGCGCGGCATCTGGCAGCGCTCCCACGCCCTGGGCCTGCTGACCGGCGCGATGCCGAAGGCGCTGGGCGGCCCCGGCCTCACCACGGTGGAGCTGTGCCTGCTGAAGGCCGAGATCGCCGAAACCGGCGCCCTCTTCGCGATGCACGTGCTGGGCGAGCTGAGCGGCCCGCCGCGCATCGGCAGCCTGATGCAGTTCGCCACGCCCGACCACCTCGAGCGCTTCTTCCAGCCGGTGATGACGGGGAAGAAGGGCATCTGCTTCGCGATGACCGAACCGCACTCCGGCTCGGACGCCGCCAGCCTCAAGACGAGCGCCGTGCGCGACGGCGACGACCTCGTCCTCAACGGCCACAAGCACTTCATCACCGGCAGCCCGTTCGCGGACATCGCGATCGTGCTGTGCGTGACCGACCCCGCCGCCGGCCCGAAGGGCATCTCCGCGGTGTTCGTCGAACTCGACGCGCCGGGCGTGCGGGTGGACGACACCTACGTGCCGATGTCGGGCCAGCACATCGATGCCGACATCCTGTTCGAGAACGTGCGCGTGCCGGCCACCAACATCATCGGCGGCCCGGGCAACGGCCTGCGCCTCGGCATGGCCCGCATCAACCTGAACCGCCTGCTGCACACCGCGACGATGATCGGCGCGGCGCGCAAGGTCTTCAAGATGTCGATCGCGTACGCGCAGACGCGCCAGCAGTTCGGCGGCCCCATCGCCCGCTTCCAGGCCATCCAGCACATGCTGGCCGACATGGCCGCCTCGCTGTTCGCGTGCGAGGGGATGATGCTGCACGCCGCCGCGAAGGCCGACGCCGGCGAGGAGTTGCGCATGGAGGCGTCCGCGTGCAAGCTCTTCATCTCGGAGCGCTGCTTCGAGGTGGCCGACAAGGCGGTGCAGATCCACGGCAACCTGGGCGTCACGCACAACCACCCGGTGGAGCTGACCTTCCGCCAGCTGCGCATGATGCGCATCCTGACGGGCACGAGCGAGATCCAGCGCAACACGATCGCGCGCGAGATCCTGCAGGCCTGA
- a CDS encoding MFS transporter, whose amino-acid sequence MSTSYQPARAWTIASLLALMMTTNFLDKVVIGLVAVPMMQELDLTPTEFGLLGGSFYWLFALGAVVGGFISNRVPARRVLLVMALAWALIQLPLALSGSFLAFVVCRALLGLMEGPASPVATHALYKWFPNDRRSLPVALLHQGSSAGLLIAGLVIPVVTAHWGWRANFYLLTALGALWCLAWFAFGAEGQVETPATTQAEPRVPYARLLTDPTVLGNFAAHFVAHWVLAASLTWLNRYFQTGLGFEPIQAGRMFALFILVTAPVSLGLAWFSQVLMARGMASRHARGAFVGLALIASGLLNCALQWIPMSNLEKFFTLAVAGGLMLTMNSIGPAILGEIVPRAQRGGILAIGNAVASLGGLAAPVVMGWLIQRSGGVAAHGYEQGFFVGGLLLVAGGLIGIATMNPQRSSARLAPAALERAPA is encoded by the coding sequence ATGAGCACGTCCTACCAGCCCGCCCGCGCCTGGACCATCGCCAGCCTCCTCGCGCTGATGATGACCACCAACTTCCTCGACAAGGTCGTGATCGGCCTCGTCGCGGTGCCGATGATGCAGGAGCTCGACCTCACGCCCACCGAGTTCGGCCTGCTGGGCGGCAGCTTCTACTGGCTCTTCGCCCTCGGGGCGGTGGTGGGCGGCTTCATCTCCAACCGAGTGCCGGCGCGCCGCGTGCTGCTGGTGATGGCGCTCGCGTGGGCGCTGATCCAGCTGCCGCTCGCGCTCTCGGGCTCGTTCCTGGCCTTCGTGGTGTGCCGCGCGCTGCTGGGCCTGATGGAAGGTCCCGCGTCGCCGGTCGCCACCCACGCGCTCTACAAGTGGTTCCCGAACGACCGGCGCAGCCTGCCGGTCGCGCTGCTGCACCAGGGCAGCTCCGCCGGGCTGCTGATCGCCGGGCTCGTGATCCCGGTGGTCACCGCGCACTGGGGCTGGCGCGCCAACTTCTACCTGCTGACGGCACTGGGCGCGCTGTGGTGCCTCGCGTGGTTCGCGTTCGGCGCCGAGGGGCAGGTGGAGACGCCGGCCACCACGCAGGCCGAGCCGCGCGTGCCGTACGCGCGGCTGCTGACGGACCCCACCGTGCTGGGCAATTTCGCCGCGCACTTCGTCGCGCACTGGGTGCTGGCGGCCTCGCTGACGTGGCTGAACCGCTACTTCCAGACCGGCCTCGGTTTCGAACCGATCCAGGCCGGCCGGATGTTCGCGCTGTTCATCCTCGTCACGGCGCCGGTGAGCCTGGGCCTCGCCTGGTTCTCGCAGGTGCTGATGGCGCGCGGCATGGCGTCGCGGCATGCGCGGGGTGCGTTCGTCGGCCTCGCGCTGATCGCGTCGGGCCTGCTGAATTGCGCGCTGCAGTGGATCCCGATGTCGAACCTCGAGAAGTTCTTCACCCTCGCGGTGGCCGGCGGCCTGATGCTGACGATGAACTCGATCGGCCCCGCCATCCTCGGGGAGATCGTGCCGCGCGCCCAGCGGGGAGGCATCCTGGCCATCGGCAACGCGGTCGCGTCCCTGGGCGGCCTGGCCGCGCCGGTGGTCATGGGCTGGCTGATCCAGCGGTCCGGCGGGGTCGCGGCCCACGGCTACGAGCAGGGCTTTTTCGTCGGCGGGTTGCTGCTCGTGGCGGGGGGCCTGATCGGGATCGCGACGATGAACCCGCAGCGCTCCAGCGCGCGGCTGGCCCCCGCCGCGCTGGAACGCGCGCCGGCATGA
- a CDS encoding DUF599 domain-containing protein, whose amino-acid sequence MTRELLAAALCGAVVAAYLLHLVFGPGSAAHRHHRHTRLLWVRGVMAERSQAVMAVQSLRNYVMAASFKASSALLLAIGTVTLSAQAEGLARAWHPAGGVPWGPKVLLLLGALALAFVAFALTVRHLNHVLFGVGLNAVDATGPRTAENVSAQLNRAGICYTLGMRALLLAVPVAAWLAGPVPLVVATALAVGLCLSLDRLPAPH is encoded by the coding sequence ATGACGCGCGAGTTGCTGGCCGCCGCGCTGTGTGGCGCGGTCGTGGCGGCCTACCTGCTCCACCTGGTGTTCGGTCCCGGCTCCGCGGCCCACCGGCACCACCGCCACACCCGCCTGCTGTGGGTGCGCGGCGTGATGGCCGAACGCAGCCAGGCGGTGATGGCGGTGCAGAGCCTGCGCAACTACGTGATGGCCGCGAGCTTCAAGGCCTCGTCGGCGCTGCTGCTGGCGATCGGCACGGTGACGCTGTCGGCCCAGGCAGAAGGCCTCGCGCGGGCGTGGCACCCGGCCGGCGGCGTGCCCTGGGGACCGAAGGTCCTGCTCCTGCTCGGCGCGCTCGCCCTCGCCTTCGTCGCGTTCGCCCTCACCGTGCGCCACCTGAACCACGTGCTGTTCGGGGTCGGGCTGAACGCCGTCGACGCCACCGGGCCACGCACCGCGGAGAACGTCTCCGCCCAGTTGAACCGCGCCGGCATCTGCTACACCCTCGGCATGCGCGCGCTGCTGCTGGCCGTGCCGGTGGCCGCGTGGCTCGCCGGACCGGTCCCGCTCGTGGTCGCCACCGCCCTCGCGGTGGGCCTGTGCCTCTCCCTGGACCGCCTGCCCGCGCCGCATTGA
- a CDS encoding alkyl/aryl-sulfatase, producing the protein MARLPLAAALALVLAGCANTPAAPMAAGGVTATTAARQAAAASALDLAAPRSFEAARRGLVAKPTGQVRDETGRVVWDYDGFAFVQGEAPATVNPSLWRQAKLNNEAGLFKVTEGVWQLRGFDLANVTLIQGRTGWIVVDPLTTRETAAAALAFARQHLGDRPVSAVVYTHSHVDHFGGVLGVLTAEDAAARKVPVVAPVGFMDEATSENLLVGTAMSRRAGYMYGALLPRRADGAVDTGLGKAVAAGRVGILPPTVVVDQPHQAMTLDGVKFVFHNAPGTEAPAEMTFTLPDLRAFGAAELVSQTLHNLYTLRGAKVRDSLAWAKYIDEALGYAGDSDVMFLQHGWPVWGHDDVIAFLKTQRDTYRYLHDQTVRMINAGLTGPEIAEAMVLPKSLETVWSSRGYYGTVRHNTRAIYQHYMGWFDANPANLDPLPPVDAAKKYVALAGGADAAVAAAQKAFDAGDYRWAAELLKHVVLTDATNTGARELQAKAFEQLGYVAESAPWRNFYLSGAKELREGPPPPALARGVPVDLLRQIPIDTFLDAMSARLNGPRADGVDLRVDLRFSDLGQTHGLWIENAVLHHRPKPVEGRADATLTLTHDLFLRLATGRATAGELVASKDARIDGNPLALAKLFGLLDKTPGNFPIVTR; encoded by the coding sequence ATGGCCCGACTGCCCCTCGCCGCCGCCCTCGCCCTCGTCCTCGCTGGCTGTGCCAACACCCCCGCCGCCCCGATGGCGGCCGGCGGCGTGACCGCCACCACCGCCGCGCGCCAGGCGGCCGCGGCGTCCGCCCTCGACCTCGCCGCCCCCCGATCCTTCGAGGCCGCCCGCCGCGGCCTGGTCGCGAAGCCGACGGGCCAGGTGCGCGACGAGACCGGCCGCGTGGTGTGGGACTACGACGGCTTCGCCTTCGTGCAGGGCGAAGCGCCCGCCACCGTCAACCCGAGCCTGTGGCGCCAGGCGAAGCTCAACAACGAGGCGGGCCTGTTCAAGGTGACCGAGGGCGTGTGGCAGCTGCGCGGCTTCGACCTCGCGAACGTCACGCTGATCCAGGGCCGCACCGGCTGGATCGTCGTCGACCCGCTCACCACCCGCGAGACGGCCGCGGCCGCGCTCGCGTTCGCGCGCCAGCACCTGGGCGACCGCCCGGTCAGCGCCGTCGTCTACACCCACAGCCACGTGGACCACTTCGGCGGTGTGCTGGGCGTGCTGACCGCCGAGGACGCTGCGGCCCGCAAGGTGCCGGTGGTGGCCCCGGTCGGTTTCATGGACGAGGCCACGAGCGAGAACCTGCTGGTCGGCACCGCGATGTCGCGCCGCGCCGGCTACATGTACGGCGCCCTGCTGCCGCGGCGCGCCGACGGCGCGGTGGACACGGGCCTCGGCAAGGCCGTGGCCGCCGGTCGCGTGGGCATCCTGCCACCCACCGTGGTGGTGGACCAGCCGCACCAGGCGATGACCCTCGACGGCGTGAAGTTCGTGTTCCACAACGCGCCCGGCACGGAAGCCCCGGCCGAGATGACCTTCACGCTGCCGGACCTGCGTGCGTTCGGTGCGGCGGAACTCGTGTCGCAGACCCTGCACAACCTCTACACCCTGCGCGGCGCCAAGGTGCGCGACTCGCTCGCGTGGGCGAAGTACATCGACGAGGCGCTCGGCTACGCCGGCGACAGCGACGTGATGTTCCTGCAGCACGGCTGGCCCGTGTGGGGTCACGACGACGTGATCGCCTTCCTGAAGACCCAGCGCGACACGTACCGCTACCTGCACGACCAGACCGTGCGGATGATCAACGCGGGCCTGACCGGCCCCGAGATCGCCGAGGCGATGGTGCTGCCGAAGTCGCTGGAGACGGTGTGGAGCTCGCGCGGCTACTACGGCACCGTGCGGCACAACACCCGCGCCATCTACCAGCACTACATGGGCTGGTTCGACGCCAACCCGGCCAACCTCGACCCGCTGCCGCCGGTGGATGCGGCGAAGAAGTACGTGGCGCTCGCGGGCGGCGCCGACGCCGCGGTGGCCGCCGCGCAGAAGGCCTTCGACGCGGGCGACTACCGCTGGGCGGCCGAGTTGCTGAAGCACGTGGTGCTGACCGATGCGACGAACACCGGCGCCCGGGAGCTGCAGGCCAAGGCCTTCGAGCAGCTGGGCTACGTGGCCGAGTCGGCTCCATGGCGCAACTTCTACCTGAGCGGAGCGAAGGAACTGCGCGAAGGCCCGCCGCCGCCCGCCCTCGCCCGCGGTGTGCCGGTCGACCTGCTGCGCCAGATCCCGATCGACACGTTCCTCGATGCCATGTCAGCCCGACTGAACGGACCGCGCGCCGATGGGGTGGACCTGCGCGTCGACCTGCGCTTCTCCGACCTCGGCCAGACGCATGGGCTGTGGATCGAGAACGCCGTGCTGCACCACCGGCCCAAGCCGGTCGAGGGGCGTGCGGATGCGACGCTCACGCTGACCCACGACCTGTTCCTGCGGCTGGCGACGGGGCGCGCGACGGCCGGTGAACTGGTGGCGTCGAAAGATGCGCGCATCGACGGCAACCCCTTGGCACTCGCGAAGCTGTTCGGGCTGCTGGACAAGACGCCGGGGAACTTCCCGATCGTGACGCGCTGA